The following coding sequences are from one Candidatus Dependentiae bacterium window:
- a CDS encoding ankyrin repeat domain-containing protein, whose translation MQMRKISILILFFLSYLPSHLDATSSMNLSVADRKLLRKALNVEMHGGAATFYGSKSDEDLNALIEKARKASNNPFVISFFSAEYNKTDNKIKQLLKQIRERSEQIIDSRRTNAAKKQQLQAETKQAAVKLSRRRKKGKKSAAVSLNMSVADQKLLRKAFNSVINNSTTFFTVKSDGDLNILIEKCQKVLNNLDAINFFSAEYNKTDDEIKRLLRQSIKRSERIINSRQVAKKQQLSDNQIIQIKSVDGELFKNAFKVQIYGGVESFFASKSDVELNKVIRMSRQALNNDKLIKQLTVQFKKTVAEIKRLLNKSIDDSKKEIVRRLVTSKPADKENNLNSANLIPSDVQSKKSRTRTKMTMLTSKNLLNASENGDLKGVKWYIDKGGDLNQVNTNGLTALALAANKGHSDIVSALIKAGADLDRSNKSGHTPMVLALFAKHFDIVKQLITVGADVNIKDQNGWNVLMHAVRRGYIPVVDDLLEERKRILSKINEGSIENTIYSSTRMLIDVEAGANVQSPLILLPISKGDWKTAIWNIMINAFGGGIGSEELTVNQKKEKVGSLIKKEEPQKIISDTKGLVFEEQVEVSGQKDPIEKLKRNVQLNAVKIMQAPKIYKTLIDINAQNNDGETALIIATRWNYADIAKKIIRAGADVNIAQNTGLTPLHEVVINGNVDLAKILLDEGADINVRDTYRGRTPLHWVTRITVGAPKKKLNQISVATSVKLVRLLLSRGADPMIKDFQGKTALQWARKINAKPLIDILQKARARRKKVAYNQNNFDMNNLFNFGLNSFKMMFA comes from the coding sequence ATGCAGATGAGAAAAATATCTATTTTGATTCTATTCTTTTTATCTTATCTACCCAGTCATTTAGATGCAACATCGTCTATGAATTTATCAGTGGCAGATAGAAAGTTGTTAAGAAAAGCTTTAAATGTTGAAATGCATGGGGGCGCAGCAACTTTTTATGGTTCCAAATCTGACGAAGACTTAAATGCGCTTATTGAAAAAGCTAGAAAAGCATCTAATAATCCTTTTGTTATCAGTTTTTTTAGCGCTGAATATAATAAAACTGATAACAAAATAAAACAGCTGCTAAAGCAAATTAGAGAACGTTCAGAGCAAATAATTGATAGTCGTCGAACGAATGCAGCAAAAAAACAACAACTTCAAGCTGAAACAAAGCAAGCGGCTGTGAAGCTTAGTCGTCGACGAAAAAAGGGAAAAAAATCGGCCGCTGTATCTTTGAATATGTCTGTAGCAGATCAAAAACTATTAAGAAAAGCTTTTAATTCAGTAATTAATAATTCTACAACATTTTTTACAGTTAAATCAGATGGTGATTTGAATATCCTTATTGAAAAATGTCAAAAAGTATTGAATAATCTTGATGCGATTAATTTTTTTAGCGCTGAATATAATAAAACTGATGACGAAATAAAACGGCTTTTAAGGCAAAGCATTAAACGCTCTGAGCGAATAATTAATAGTCGGCAAGTAGCAAAAAAACAACAGTTATCTGACAATCAAATAATACAAATAAAATCGGTTGATGGAGAATTGTTTAAAAATGCATTTAAAGTTCAAATTTATGGGGGAGTTGAATCATTTTTTGCATCTAAATCAGATGTAGAATTAAACAAAGTCATTAGAATGTCTCGACAGGCTTTGAATAATGATAAGTTGATCAAGCAATTGACGGTTCAATTTAAAAAAACTGTTGCTGAAATTAAACGATTATTAAATAAAAGTATAGATGATTCAAAAAAAGAGATTGTTCGACGATTGGTTACATCTAAGCCGGCAGATAAAGAAAACAATCTTAATAGTGCAAATCTTATACCATCTGATGTTCAATCTAAAAAAAGCAGAACCAGAACAAAAATGACCATGCTCACGTCAAAAAATTTATTGAATGCTTCAGAGAATGGTGATTTAAAAGGTGTTAAATGGTACATCGATAAGGGTGGAGATTTAAATCAGGTTAATACAAATGGATTGACTGCATTAGCTTTAGCAGCCAATAAAGGGCATTCGGATATAGTGTCGGCTTTGATTAAAGCCGGTGCAGATCTTGATAGATCTAATAAAAGTGGTCATACACCAATGGTATTGGCATTATTTGCAAAACATTTTGATATTGTAAAACAGTTAATTACAGTTGGTGCAGATGTGAACATTAAAGATCAAAATGGTTGGAATGTATTAATGCATGCTGTGCGTAGAGGTTATATACCAGTTGTAGATGACTTGCTAGAAGAAAGGAAAAGAATTTTATCTAAAATAAATGAAGGTTCTATTGAAAATACTATATATAGCTCAACAAGAATGCTCATTGATGTAGAGGCAGGGGCAAATGTTCAGTCTCCTTTAATTTTGCTTCCAATATCTAAAGGGGACTGGAAGACCGCTATATGGAATATTATGATTAACGCTTTTGGGGGTGGCATTGGATCAGAAGAATTGACTGTAAATCAAAAAAAAGAAAAAGTTGGTTCTTTAATTAAGAAAGAGGAACCACAAAAAATAATAAGTGATACAAAAGGTCTTGTCTTTGAGGAACAGGTTGAAGTTTCAGGTCAGAAGGATCCAATAGAAAAATTAAAAAGGAATGTTCAATTAAATGCAGTAAAAATTATGCAAGCGCCAAAAATATATAAAACTCTTATTGATATTAATGCACAAAATAATGATGGAGAAACAGCTTTAATAATTGCAACACGATGGAACTATGCAGATATTGCCAAAAAAATTATAAGAGCAGGAGCTGATGTAAATATAGCACAAAACACAGGATTAACGCCACTGCATGAGGTCGTGATTAATGGTAATGTTGATTTAGCAAAAATATTATTAGATGAGGGCGCTGATATCAATGTTCGTGATACGTATCGAGGTAGAACACCATTGCACTGGGTTACGCGTATTACAGTAGGGGCACCAAAAAAAAAGTTGAATCAGATTTCAGTAGCAACATCGGTTAAGCTGGTGCGCTTATTGCTTTCTCGAGGTGCTGATCCTATGATTAAAGATTTTCAAGGGAAAACAGCATTGCAGTGGGCAAGAAAGATTAATGCAAAGCCATTGATTGATATATTACAAAAAGCTAGAGCGCGAAGAAAAAAGGTTGCTTATAATCAAAATAACTTTGATATGAACAACCTGTTTAATTTCGGTTTAAATTCGTTCAAAATGATGTTTGCATAA
- a CDS encoding ankyrin repeat domain-containing protein, producing the protein MKKTYSMFVLPAVLMFMPIFLFAAASIQMPEARKELLTQAVYAEQFKDEGFYSSKSKEDLRKALQAITQALKKDEEVLQLSGALSLSSTEIRELLSSAASKTTSQVEQRVAQEWAPASRRTRRKPRAKTGSRQRKPSGAKVYTPLMKAAQYNNVERVKRLLKGSVDVNVQNDRDETALFIATRFNHNDIANILLQAEADTDIAQKNGLTPLHQAVMNGNIELAQALIDAGANVNARDKFHNRTPLMWVGRVTVGAPKKQLKQISINKAKELIDLLLTHGADPRITDDKGLTALQWAKQINVQPLIEMLQ; encoded by the coding sequence ATGAAAAAAACATATAGCATGTTTGTATTGCCGGCTGTTTTAATGTTTATGCCGATCTTTTTATTTGCAGCAGCATCGATTCAGATGCCAGAGGCACGCAAAGAGCTGCTTACTCAGGCTGTGTATGCAGAGCAGTTTAAAGATGAAGGTTTTTATAGCTCAAAATCAAAAGAAGATTTGCGCAAAGCTTTGCAAGCGATTACACAAGCTTTAAAAAAAGATGAAGAAGTTCTACAACTAAGCGGTGCATTGAGTCTCTCTTCAACAGAAATACGAGAACTGCTCAGTAGTGCGGCATCAAAAACGACATCACAAGTTGAGCAACGAGTAGCTCAAGAGTGGGCGCCTGCATCTCGTCGCACAAGAAGAAAGCCTAGAGCAAAAACCGGTTCAAGGCAAAGAAAACCAAGTGGTGCAAAAGTATATACACCATTAATGAAGGCTGCGCAATATAATAATGTTGAAAGAGTAAAACGATTATTAAAAGGTTCGGTTGATGTTAATGTGCAAAATGATCGCGATGAAACCGCTTTATTTATTGCAACTAGGTTCAATCACAATGATATAGCCAACATTCTTTTACAAGCTGAAGCTGATACTGATATTGCACAAAAAAATGGCTTAACCCCATTACATCAAGCAGTAATGAATGGCAATATTGAGTTGGCTCAAGCATTGATTGATGCGGGAGCAAACGTTAATGCACGTGATAAGTTTCATAACAGAACGCCGCTCATGTGGGTTGGGCGTGTGACTGTTGGTGCGCCAAAAAAACAGTTAAAGCAAATTTCGATAAATAAAGCTAAGGAGTTAATTGATTTACTCCTTACTCATGGTGCAGATCCGAGAATAACCGATGATAAAGGTCTGACGGCATTGCAATGGGCAAAGCAGATTAATGTACAGCCTTTAATTGAGATGTTGCAATAA
- a CDS encoding DUF4258 domain-containing protein: MKVYFKLSILLFSLITAYAQSASTSILEQRKNISLIASNRINISTNLEFTKHALERMEERMLPINQVQKAICKGLIKTDNREDIYIFEKDGCRVVLSVKEKLYLVITVINIKNDETSKDETLQRIKLIKEESRLARNKNNNLSREKRAIIETNLFYTRHVLSCMTEHRITEKKLHRALRNGRAKAITLKDGATHYLFTLDTGKKQKIEVIVSKSNDVYVAISVINCGFKNEKHPSRGKQKKIPSKHIITAREQVKTKKTIKAAKRKTIKHMRARNKKIANRSY; the protein is encoded by the coding sequence ATGAAAGTGTATTTTAAACTATCTATTTTACTGTTTTCACTCATAACTGCTTATGCTCAAAGTGCATCGACATCAATATTAGAACAAAGAAAAAATATCAGTTTAATTGCTTCTAATAGAATCAATATTAGTACAAACCTTGAGTTTACAAAACATGCTCTTGAACGAATGGAAGAAAGGATGTTGCCAATAAATCAAGTGCAAAAAGCAATTTGTAAAGGCCTCATAAAAACTGATAATAGAGAAGACATATATATATTTGAAAAGGATGGATGTAGAGTTGTCTTGAGCGTAAAGGAAAAGTTGTATCTTGTAATAACTGTTATTAATATTAAAAACGATGAAACCTCTAAAGACGAAACCCTTCAAAGAATAAAACTTATAAAAGAAGAATCCAGACTAGCTCGAAATAAAAACAACAATCTCTCACGAGAAAAACGAGCGATAATAGAAACTAATTTGTTTTACACAAGACATGTTCTTAGCTGTATGACAGAGCACAGGATAACAGAAAAAAAATTACATCGAGCTCTTAGAAACGGTAGGGCTAAAGCAATAACGCTAAAAGACGGAGCCACTCATTACCTATTTACATTGGACACAGGTAAAAAACAAAAAATTGAGGTTATCGTATCCAAAAGTAATGACGTATATGTTGCAATATCTGTTATTAATTGTGGATTTAAAAATGAAAAGCATCCAAGTCGTGGTAAACAAAAAAAGATACCGAGCAAACACATAATTACAGCACGTGAGCAAGTTAAAACTAAGAAGACAATAAAAGCTGCAAAAAGAAAAACTATTAAACATATGCGAGCTCGCAACAAAAAAATAGCTAATCGTTCATATTAA
- a CDS encoding ankyrin repeat domain-containing protein, with product MINSKVMLCISLMSIVFVIDMQAADVNGPCSFSQNFCSLSADRALDSFNEKMDGKKVEKYGKRSKKQSSYAKSKKEQKVLLKASQGKLNRKKILASMESGVRPTCLKVRRRELSELGGSVLCNLVQEGHVGLIKEALRHGANPNRIVRRYEKSPDTALRVAVKQFTEDADYPRIIQVLVNAGADINFGGIDEFGNKYERKSHTPLMIHAYQDNPRMDILDALLACGADVNKRDFDKNTALHIAAEKNHIAYARKLLEAGAIISCRNVERQKPKHIARERGHREFVALLREFQE from the coding sequence ATGATAAATTCAAAAGTGATGTTATGTATAAGTTTGATGAGTATTGTTTTTGTTATAGATATGCAAGCGGCAGATGTGAATGGTCCATGTAGTTTTAGTCAAAACTTTTGCTCATTAAGTGCTGATCGTGCCTTAGATTCTTTTAATGAGAAGATGGATGGCAAAAAAGTTGAAAAATATGGTAAAAGATCAAAAAAACAAAGTAGTTATGCTAAGTCAAAAAAAGAACAAAAAGTATTGTTAAAAGCTTCACAAGGTAAATTAAATAGAAAAAAAATACTTGCATCTATGGAATCAGGTGTTAGACCAACTTGTCTTAAAGTTAGAAGACGTGAACTTTCTGAGTTAGGTGGTTCAGTATTATGTAATCTAGTGCAAGAAGGCCATGTTGGATTGATAAAAGAAGCTCTTCGTCATGGTGCTAATCCCAATCGAATTGTAAGGCGTTATGAAAAATCGCCTGATACAGCCTTGCGTGTTGCTGTTAAGCAATTTACAGAAGATGCAGATTATCCCCGAATCATTCAGGTTCTTGTCAATGCAGGTGCAGATATAAACTTTGGCGGTATAGATGAGTTTGGCAATAAATATGAACGAAAATCGCATACCCCGTTGATGATTCATGCTTATCAAGATAATCCCAGAATGGATATTCTTGATGCATTGCTAGCATGTGGTGCTGATGTGAACAAAAGAGACTTTGATAAAAACACAGCATTGCATATTGCAGCTGAAAAAAATCATATTGCATACGCTCGGAAATTACTTGAAGCCGGAGCGATAATTTCTTGCAGGAATGTAGAAAGACAAAAACCGAAACATATTGCAAGAGAAAGAGGGCATAGGGAATTTGTTGCCTTATTAAGAGAGTTTCAAGAATGA
- a CDS encoding ankyrin repeat domain-containing protein: MNTCRTFLITSLLVLSSGVHAASFDALSMKDLNRKKVIRHRAANKKFKNAQQKEWEDRYNKDTKRYKSFFRNERLNRFVGLNNAAVLRDLFEKDKTNASINRQDGHEVDHETGKYLKQSNDSYKKKKKNKKKKKKSPKNNSAKKKSPKKSNQQQQRSKKSNFQQQRSNVAPNKIKVEKIASMSIEERTAKLHKIIKYRNDDYCCQLLEAGVDASVVNKKGKTVLYKAVARRKYDFIEKLLQKGADSSIATNQGYTPLHKAVVRDSIESVKLLLQFKANPSVVNEDGDTPLHIAVINDCFECASELVKAGSDLLLANKKGLTPLGIAHQINNKAMILLLNEHSSSGNNIPAAAVPSSSRNKKTTKTAESRLLLMQKDELSLLKASKRNDTKTVRKLLNMHVDPNCPTVTKKDKKAYGGSPLCNAVEHGNVELVEALLNVKFNKADPNVLCERYKNDNPDTPLRIAVRQRTKSADYPAIIRLLVKSGADINYGGQSEEYSRKSHTPLMIHAYQDNPRMDIFDALLECGADVNKQDHFGNTALHIAAERNHIVYARKLLEAGANVLLANKDGNTPLHLAVEKGCVDFVKQLLEFKADITIINNKGLTPLDMALKSKNKDMISVLKDHAKCEAADASGSSMKKKEGFSVVDENGNTDLHLAMARINKYAIELLKTKVSADVSIVNNDGDTPLHLAVKRERSRLVRKLLKAGADASIKNKNGETPEDVAPSDRIKVLFKKKTPKRKKNKKHLLESKADMVTINNEFISLLWIPNEDLSSDELKGETADASAKEALNASGPSIKKKEGSSVVDENGNTDLHFAMNRTNAYVVELLKNKAKADDISIVNNDGNTPLHLAAKNGRTGLVRALLKAGAIISIQNNDGDTPLHLAVKRGRVGLVRKLLVKGADASIKNKKNETPIDLVSSDKMKDLFEKKTSKCKKNKKHLLESKADMVTINNEDLSSDELKCEAADASGPSMENKEEPLVVDENGNTDLHLAMARINKYAIELLKTKVSADVSIVNNDGDTPLHLAVKKRRIVLVRKLLKAGADASIKNKNGERPLDVASSDKIKDLFKKKTPKWKKKTSKWKKNKKQD; this comes from the coding sequence ATGAATACATGTCGTACTTTTTTAATCACTAGTTTATTAGTTTTATCAAGTGGTGTTCATGCTGCTTCGTTTGATGCTCTGAGCATGAAAGATCTTAATCGAAAAAAGGTAATTCGTCATCGAGCGGCCAATAAAAAGTTTAAAAATGCCCAACAAAAAGAGTGGGAAGATCGTTATAATAAAGACACGAAGAGATATAAATCCTTTTTCAGGAATGAGCGCTTAAATAGATTCGTGGGGCTGAATAATGCTGCAGTGTTGAGAGATCTTTTCGAAAAAGATAAAACTAATGCATCAATAAACCGACAAGATGGACACGAGGTGGATCATGAAACAGGTAAGTATCTGAAGCAATCAAATGATTCTTATAAGAAGAAGAAAAAGAATAAGAAGAAGAAAAAGAAGAGTCCAAAAAATAATTCAGCAAAAAAGAAGAGTCCAAAGAAGTCGAATCAGCAACAGCAACGGTCAAAAAAGTCTAACTTTCAACAACAACGTTCAAATGTTGCGCCAAATAAGATTAAGGTAGAAAAAATAGCTTCTATGAGCATTGAAGAGCGTACGGCTAAGTTGCATAAAATCATTAAATATCGAAATGATGATTATTGTTGTCAGTTGCTTGAGGCAGGAGTTGATGCATCGGTTGTCAATAAAAAAGGCAAGACTGTTTTGTATAAAGCTGTTGCACGAAGAAAATATGACTTTATAGAAAAGTTGCTTCAAAAGGGTGCTGATTCATCTATAGCTACTAATCAAGGATATACGCCGTTACATAAGGCGGTTGTTCGCGATTCAATTGAATCAGTAAAGTTATTGCTTCAATTTAAAGCGAATCCTTCAGTTGTTAATGAAGATGGTGATACTCCTTTGCATATTGCAGTTATAAATGATTGTTTTGAATGTGCAAGCGAATTAGTTAAAGCAGGTTCTGATCTATTGCTTGCTAATAAAAAAGGTTTAACGCCTTTAGGCATTGCCCATCAGATAAATAATAAAGCAATGATATTATTGCTCAATGAGCATAGTTCATCCGGCAATAATATTCCTGCTGCTGCAGTACCAAGTTCATCAAGGAATAAAAAAACAACTAAAACAGCTGAATCACGTCTTTTGCTAATGCAAAAGGATGAGTTGAGCTTGTTAAAAGCTTCTAAAAGAAACGATACTAAGACAGTACGAAAATTACTTAATATGCATGTTGATCCAAATTGTCCTACCGTTACGAAGAAAGATAAAAAGGCTTATGGCGGTTCGCCATTATGCAATGCTGTTGAGCATGGAAATGTTGAGCTAGTTGAAGCTTTATTGAATGTTAAATTTAACAAAGCTGATCCAAATGTTTTATGCGAACGTTACAAGAATGATAATCCTGATACACCACTGCGTATTGCAGTCAGACAACGTACTAAGAGTGCTGATTATCCGGCAATTATACGATTGTTGGTTAAGTCTGGTGCAGATATTAATTATGGCGGACAGAGTGAAGAATATTCTCGAAAATCACATACCCCATTGATGATTCATGCTTATCAAGATAACCCCAGAATGGATATTTTTGATGCTTTATTAGAGTGTGGTGCGGATGTGAATAAACAAGATCATTTTGGCAATACCGCTTTGCATATCGCAGCTGAAAGAAATCATATTGTATACGCTCGGAAATTACTTGAAGCTGGTGCTAATGTTTTATTAGCAAACAAAGATGGTAATACGCCGTTACATTTGGCAGTGGAAAAAGGATGCGTTGATTTTGTAAAACAGTTACTTGAGTTCAAGGCAGATATAACAATTATCAATAATAAAGGTCTGACTCCACTTGATATGGCATTAAAGTCTAAAAATAAGGATATGATTTCAGTACTAAAGGATCATGCGAAATGTGAAGCGGCCGATGCATCAGGATCGAGTATGAAAAAGAAAGAAGGGTTTTCTGTTGTAGATGAAAATGGAAATACAGATTTGCATCTTGCAATGGCACGTATCAATAAATATGCGATTGAGCTATTAAAAACGAAAGTTAGTGCTGATGTATCAATTGTTAATAATGACGGCGATACGCCATTGCATTTAGCAGTGAAAAGAGAGCGTTCTCGCTTAGTTCGTAAATTGCTTAAAGCTGGTGCTGATGCTTCGATTAAAAATAAAAACGGAGAAACTCCTGAGGATGTGGCACCTTCAGATAGAATAAAAGTTTTATTTAAAAAGAAAACACCCAAACGTAAAAAAAATAAAAAGCATCTACTTGAGTCCAAAGCAGATATGGTAACTATCAATAATGAATTTATTTCACTACTGTGGATCCCTAATGAAGATTTATCTTCTGATGAATTGAAAGGTGAAACGGCCGATGCATCAGCAAAAGAAGCTTTAAATGCATCAGGACCGAGTATAAAAAAGAAAGAAGGATCTTCTGTTGTAGATGAAAATGGAAATACAGATTTGCATTTTGCAATGAATCGTACCAATGCATATGTGGTTGAATTATTGAAAAATAAAGCTAAAGCTGATGATATATCAATTGTTAATAATGACGGCAATACGCCATTGCATTTAGCAGCGAAAAATGGGCGTACTGGCTTAGTTCGTGCATTGCTTAAAGCTGGAGCTATCATTTCGATTCAAAATAATGATGGCGATACGCCATTGCATTTGGCAGTGAAAAGAGGACGTGTTGGCTTAGTTCGTAAATTGCTTGTTAAGGGTGCCGATGCTTCGATTAAAAATAAGAAAAACGAAACTCCAATAGATTTGGTATCTTCAGATAAAATGAAAGATTTATTTGAAAAGAAAACATCTAAGTGTAAAAAAAATAAAAAGCATCTACTTGAGTCCAAAGCAGATATGGTAACTATCAATAATGAAGATTTATCTTCTGATGAATTGAAATGTGAAGCGGCCGATGCATCAGGACCGAGTATGGAAAATAAAGAAGAACCTCTCGTTGTAGATGAAAATGGAAATACAGATTTGCATCTTGCAATGGCACGTATCAATAAATATGCGATTGAGCTATTAAAAACGAAAGTTAGTGCTGATGTATCAATTGTTAATAATGACGGCGATACGCCATTGCATTTAGCAGTGAAAAAAAGACGAATTGTTTTAGTTCGTAAATTGCTTAAAGCTGGGGCTGATGCTTCGATTAAAAATAAAAATGGTGAGAGACCTCTGGATGTAGCATCTTCAGATAAAATAAAAGATTTATTTAAAAAGAAAACACCTAAGTGGAAAAAGAAAACATCTAAATGGAAAAAAAATAAAAAGCAAGACTGA
- the nth gene encoding endonuclease III: MSIDAKRKRAVRIIKILEQATKKMPEPASVTIVKKYGRNPYLVLVSCLLSLRAKDTASLPVSIELFKHGKTPDQIIKLPLRQIEKIIYSVGYFRSKAKQIKEVTQDIIDRFNGIVPHTYQDLISIKGVGPKTANLVLATAFGKPALIVDIHVHRISNRLGLIKTKTPEETQIALEELLPESYWNKYSRLLVVWGQNICLPISPLCSQCPVYNECKRVGVTRHR, from the coding sequence TTGTCAATCGATGCTAAGAGAAAACGTGCAGTTAGGATTATTAAGATTCTAGAACAGGCAACAAAAAAAATGCCTGAACCTGCAAGTGTCACTATTGTCAAAAAATATGGGCGTAATCCTTATTTGGTTCTTGTAAGCTGTCTCTTGAGCCTTCGGGCAAAAGATACAGCTTCATTGCCCGTTTCGATTGAATTGTTCAAACATGGCAAAACGCCTGATCAAATAATCAAATTGCCTTTAAGGCAAATAGAAAAAATAATCTATTCTGTAGGTTATTTCCGTAGTAAAGCAAAACAGATTAAAGAAGTAACACAAGATATTATTGATCGTTTTAATGGTATTGTCCCTCATACATACCAAGATTTAATATCAATTAAAGGTGTTGGCCCAAAAACAGCTAATTTAGTATTAGCTACCGCATTTGGCAAACCTGCTTTAATCGTCGATATTCACGTTCATCGTATTTCTAATCGCTTAGGACTCATCAAAACAAAGACCCCTGAAGAAACACAAATTGCACTCGAAGAGCTGTTGCCTGAATCATACTGGAATAAATACAGCCGTTTGCTGGTTGTTTGGGGACAAAATATTTGTTTACCAATTTCACCATTATGCTCACAATGCCCTGTTTATAATGAATGTAAACGAGTGGGTGTTACACGGCATCGTTAA